The following nucleotide sequence is from Alkalihalobacillus sp. LMS39.
GCTCTTTTTACAGATATCGGCATTCGTTTCTTTGGCATTCAAGAAGCTAACCCCATCATGGCCATTATTTATGACACGAGTACCCTTATTTTTTACACTGTTAAACTTTCTTTACCATTGCTTTTATTTATTCTCTTACCATATGTTTTTCAAAAGAAAAAAATTCAAATGATGGTAATGGTCGCCATTAGTCTTTACACGGTTATTTTCCTTTATCACCTTTTCTGGTTATCTATCGTTGTGTAACAATTGATTCTCCATTCATTGTTCTGTATTATAGAAACGGTATATGAATGAAATGGAGCTGACCAAATTGAAGGCAAAAGTAATTTTACATAGAAAACGAAAGAAACGAGTAGAACAAGGTCACCCTTGGGTGTTTCAAAGTGAAATCGATGAAGTGATAGGTGACTTTACACCTGGAGACATTGTTGATGTATATAATCATAATCATGTTTTCCTAGCTAGAGGGTTCATTAATCCAAACTCGCAAATGATGGTCCGAATTTTAACTCATCAAGAAAACGAACAGATAGACTCCTCTTTTTTTGTACAACGAATTAAACAAGCGTGGGCTCATCGCCAACGTTTTATCCCTAATGTAACATCTTGCAGGGCGATATACGGTGAAGCCGATTTTCTTCCTGGCTTTGTTGTTGATAAATATGAAGATGTTCTCGTTGTGCAAATTATGGCTCTTGGCATGGAAGTGCAAAAAGAATCGTTATTGAAAGGGCTATTAGAAGTCTTTCAGCCAAAAGCTATTTATTTACGCAACGATGTGTATGTTAGAGAACTTGAAGGTTTAGAACAGGAAAAAGGATTTTGGTATGGTGAATCGCCTACCGAAATTGAAATTGTTGAAAACGGTGTTCGTTACATTGTTGATATTGAAAACGGCCAGAAAACGGGCTTCTTTTTTGACCAACGCCAAAACCGAGCAGCCATTCAACCGCTCATTACTGAGGATACTGAAGTTCTCGATTGTTTCACCCATACCGGCTCATTTATGCTTAATGCATGTAAATACGGGGCAAAGCATGTAACAGCCGTTGACATTTCTGAACACGCTATCGAAACTGCCGAGAAAAATGCGGCTTTAAATCATTTCTCTAATGTTGATTTCATTGTCGCAAATGCTTTTGATTATTTACGGGATTGCGTGCAAGAAGAGAAAAAATGGGATGTCGTTATAGTTGATCCACCTGCGTTTGCCAAGTCGAAACATGCAGTAAAAAAAGCTATCCGCGGCTATAAAGACATCAATCTAAACGGGCTTAAACTTGTAAGAGAAGGCGGCTATTTTGTCACGGCCAGTTGTTCATACCACGTCCACTCACATATGTTTATGGACATGCTAAATGATGCTGCATTTGATGCAAAAAAAAACCTAAGACAAATTCATTGGGACGGAGCAGGTTATGACCATCCAAAATTATTAGGGGCCGATGAAGGTGATTATTTAAAATTTGCCATTTTTGAAGTTACGACGAGGAAATAAAGCAACATCAATAACAACAAGTAAGCTGTCGATATTAACATCGACAGCTTTAGTTTTTTTACGGACATCTGTTCCGTTATTTTAGTTGAAAAGCATGTTTTTCAAAAGCTATCGGACACTCGTTCCGTTACTTTAAGAAAGATAAGCATTCCCACTCCTATTTTCATCAAATAACGGAACAGATGTCCGTTAACAATAATAAAAGCATGTTTTTCAAGAAGATAGCGGAATATATGTCCGTAACGAAAAGTTCAATATGCTTCGTTATCCTTTTTCTGCTAGATACAACGCGATTTTTCTAATCACCTCATCTGTCTCCCTTTCAATAAAGTCTCTTTCTTCGTTCGAAAAAAAAACTGAATCTCCATGAATGAGGTGATCCGAGATTTGAAATAATCCAATTGCTCTCTTGTTAAAGCTAGCCGCAACAGCAAACGTCGTGCCACATTCCATCTCAACACCTAAACAGCCATCTTTAGACCAATTAGTAATGTCTTCTTCTGTTTCAACTAACAAAGAGGAAGTCGAGTGGATTTTGCCAACATGATAGCGAATGTTTTCTTGTTCACAAAACATAACGGCCATCTGGACCAGCTCTGACTTTGTTTTTAGCGTTCGAAAATGTGGAGCATATTGTTTTGACACCCCTTCTCCTAACTCAACTTCAGAAACGATAATAATATCTCCATACTTGATTTCATCAGACAATCCTCCAATATAACCTGATTGAATAAACAAGTCAGTACCCGCTCCACCAAACTGGTGAACAATATTGGCGGCCATTGGTGAACCGTACACATTTGAAAATCCAATCATCCTATCTTTATAGGAGCCAATAACAGTATTCCATTTGGGCAAAATCGCTTTCTCTCCAAAAAAGTGAGTCCAATATTTCAGATTTTCGTGTGGCTCCCACTCTCCATGAATGATCATCGATTTCGGAACTTGATGTACGTGCAAAGAAAGAATGTCCAACCAATCTCCTTTCGCATAATCCCGATATAATTTCATTTGTCACCTCATTACACTCGGTTAAGGTAATGTACAACCTTTTGACCTGTTTTTTTAAAGGACAGTAACGAAACACTTGCTGGTTTCACTTTAAACATAGGGTAATGGTACAAAGGCACTTCAAGCACTTTATGCAAAAATAAATTAATCCACTCTCCATGACTCACTATCGCTATCGTGTCATTTGAACTCGCATCAACGACACGGTCCATCACTTGAGATACTCGTTCATCTAAATGAAATAACGACTCCCCATTAGGTGCCGCTTCGGCTCTATGATTAGAAAAATATAACCATTCTGACGGATATCTTTCTTCGCGCTCTTCATTTGTATATCCATCAAAGATACCACTCGTTCGTTCCATCATTTGAACATCAACTTGAATTGGTGTTCCTGTTGTTTCTCCTATCGCTTGTGCTGTATGCAATGCTCTTGTTAATGGACTCGAATATATGCGGTCAATCGGGTGATGTTTTGCTAAATATTGACTCACTTTTTGCGCTTGTAACACCCCTTTTTCAGACAAAGGGATATCGATTTGTCCCCCACCACTTTTTTCAGACTTTCCATGCCGAATTAATAAAACTTTCATGATGTTCACTCCACGTTTTTTTCCCATTATACATAAGCTTTAAGAAAAACAAAAACAAAGAGCCTTATACCCGCTCCATGTCATAACGAAAATTTTTTTTCATTTTTATAGACTACTCGTCCACTAATTGCAATTTTATGGTATTATTTTGATGTGAATTCAGCTGGCTATCATAAAGTAGTTATAGGGGGAATGTAAATGAATGAACATATGCCTACCAATGGGAAAGCCATCACTGCCCTAATACTAGGGATTTTATCTATATTACTGTCAGGATTTGGACTAATCTTAGGCATCATTGGTATTTTCCTTGCAAATAGAAGTATAAAAGAACTAGAGTTAACAGGAGAAAAAGGTCGTAATTTATCAATAGCAGGACGAGTTTGTAGTATTGTTGGCATCACCCTCTCTATTTTTACTATTATTGTACTCCTTTTCTTTTTCTCAATTTTTATTTTTGCAACGATGTAAAACAAAAAGAATAGGCTATTGGCCTATTCTTTTTAACGTTCACATAATCTCTTTACCCAATCCATCCACTTTATTACCGTTTGTGCACGGCGATACAATGTTGATTCTGCTAAAATCCCAACCTTTTCTTCTTGCATGATTGTCACAATCCGGTCTTTTGTAATGGCCATCGACGGTACCCATTCTAAAAAAACACGTCGGAAGACATTTTTTTTAAACAAACATCGAGTAAGTTCTAAATACTTTTGTTTATATGGCAACCCCATTATTGATTCACCTAATGAACTTAACTTGTATTGAATTTGACCTTGTTTCGTTTCTTTTTCAATTAACCGTAAATACCGACCGATGTTTGTATAATAGTCCGATTGCCTAGCTGTAAAATCATAGTTTTCCGTAATCATATCTTTTGTTAATGATTGTTCATATAATAAACTTAACAAATCAACAACTCGTTCAAAACTATCTGCCTGAGGAAATGGTATTTCATACGTTTCCTCATCGCCCTTTGTTTCTTTTGCTATTTCAATAATGTCTTGCATTGATATTGCTTCGACATCAATCATAAAGTTCATTTGCTTGACGAGACGAATCGAATTAAAAACATTCGCATTTCGAAACTCATACACAAAAAAAGTAAAAATATCATTGGAGTGTGTAAAAAATACTGGTGTAATTTTTTTATTTGTCCGCTTTGACCATACACGGTATGGGTAAAAAAGCTGACGGATATTAAAATCACGAACAGCTTCTTTTTTTGCTTCTACAATGATAAAATCTTTTTCACCCTCATATCCACCATCAATTTCAATTTGTGATCCTACAACTTCAATTGGAAACGTTCCTTCACGAACAGCCACTTCATAATCAAACTGTTTTGAGCCCATTCGTCCTGAAACCGTTTGTAATAAAGGGGCATCTTGAGATAATTCTAATACTTGATGAAACATCCCACTTACAAACGCAGCATGAAGGGTAGCACTTTCTGAGTATAAGTCAGTGGTGTTAACCGTATCGACATAGGGAGGTAGTGTGACCTTTATCGGTGTTTGTGTCTCATAAGATACATCCTGAAATATCGAAAACGGACCAATGATATATTCAGATCGTGAAATCGGCAATATCGATAATCCGTGTTCTTGAAAGAGTTTCGGCAAGTTTGACTCGTGGTCAAATTTACACATTAACCGTGGTTCTCGTTCTTCTCGAATCATATCCGCTGTTATTCGGTAATACCCATTTGTGTGAATATCGTGTAAAATTTGATGCCGTGAAAATAATGTTTCCCATGCACGATCATTTTTTGTCATACGTTAGGATCACCGCCTCGTCAATTTTCCCACGTCCTGCTGCTTTTGAATTAATCGCTCTCGTTGCTTTAACCGCTTTAATTGAAAACTGATCATATAATTCACAAATAAAGTCCGTATAAGAATTAGAAACCATTACATAACAGCCCCGATTTGCGAGTTCGACAACAACATCGCGCAAACGTCGTTGCTCTTCTTTTCCAAAGCCTTCTAACGCATAACTTGTAAAAGAAGATGTTGTAGATACAGGGTCATATGGTGGATCAAAATAAACAAAATCCCCTTCGTTCGCTTCTCGTAGTACAACCGTCGAAAAATCCTCATTTGATATAAAAACATCATTTTGATTTAAATACTGATGGACAGCTCGAAGTACAGGTTCATTTTTTATATTTGGATTTTTATATTTCCCAAATGGAACATTAAATTGACCTTTTGAGTTCACACGGAATAACCCGTTAAAACATGTTTTATTTAAATAAATAATGCGAGAGGCCCGCTCTATTTTGGATAAATTTTGAAATTGATCCTGTCGATCAAGCGAACGAATATGATAAAAATAATCTGAATCATTTTGATGTTTATCTAAGCTTTCAAGCAATTCATCAATATGATCTCTTATCATTTCATAAACGTTAATCAATTCTTCATTCACATCATTAATAAAGGCTACTTCGGGTTTAAAGTGAAAAAGCATGGCGCCTGCACCGACAAATGGTTCAAAATAACGATTAAACTCTTTTGGAGCAAGCTCAGATAAAATCGGAATTAATTGCCGTTTTCCACCAGCCCATTTTAAAAATGGTTGTACGTCTTCTCGTTTGTTCATCTTTTCATCTCCTGTGACATTACACAAAACAAAACATAATACAAAAAAGTATACTATAAAAAAAGGAGAGTTTATAGTATATAAAAATCTTCTCTTAAGATTGCATAACAATGAACATCCCAAAATTTCCCTTTAGTAAACATTTTCTTTTTCATCGTTCCTTCTCGAGTCATACCAATCTTCTCCATTACCTTTGCAGAAGCCGTGTTCTCAACAAAACATCGTGCCTCTATTCGTTCCAAATTCATATTCTCAAAACCAAACGTTAATAAGGCTGTTGCCGCTTCCGGTATCATCCCTTTTCCCCAATACTGTTCGGAGAGTGCATAACCAATTTCGGCATGGTGATGATGTGTTGACCACGAAACAAAATCGATTGTTCCAACCATTTCGTTCGTTTCCTTTACCTCGATTGCCCAAGGTGCTATTTTTTTAGATTGATATTGTTCAAGTACAAACATAATAAAATCAATAGTATTATCAATCGTCTCATGTCGGTCCCATGTCACATACTTTGCGACCTCTTCATTTGAACAATAAGAGAACATATTTTCCGCGTCTTTTAAAGTTAATTTTCTTAATCGTAGTCTCGGAGTTTCAATCGTAGGTAAATCATTAAAGATTTCTTCCATTTTCATGAGCGACACTCTCCCTTAATGTGTTGAAAACGATTATAATAGGAGAGGAAATCTTTTGCAACAAGAAAGGATGTTTTTTCCATTACAAAAACAAAAATTCTGTGGATCCTTTCCATTGCCCAATTTTTAGCGATGCAAGTGTGGTTTAACTTTTCAGCCGTTCTCCCTGTCGTTGAACAAGAATGGCAATTAACTCCGACTCAATCTGGTATTATCATTGCTTTTTTTCATGTCGGCTATGTTGTCGCTATTATTGCTTATAGTATGTTAAGTGACAAATACAATCCGAAGTACTCGTTTGTCTTTGGGGCTATCTTAGCGGGACTCTCTGGATTGTGCTTTAGTTTGTTTGCATCAGGGTTTTGGAGTGCGTTGTTATTGCGCACATTATCAGGAATTGGCATTGCCGGTATTTATGTGCCTGGAATGCGCATCTTGTCTAGTATCTTTCCTCCAAAACAACGTGGCAAAGCGATTGGAATTTATGTTGGCGCACTTGTTGTAGGATCTGGCTCCTCATTACTCGTTTCTGGTTTGCTTTTAAATTCGGTCGGGTGGAATGGTGTTATTACTGTTACTTCGCTTCTTTGCTTACTTGGTGCTGTTCTTGTTTCTTTTTTAGCTTTGCCTCAAGAAGCATTTGCATCTCGTGGTGAACCATTACGATTATCGAAAATAAAAAAAGTGTTTCGCAAACCTAATTTGCTCGTTAACGGTGGGTATGCAGGTCATTGTTGGGAACTGTATGCGATGTGGGCGTGGATTGGTCCGTTTCTCGTTTATTATCTCATCACGCAAGGTGTTGAGACTTCAAGTGCCATACGATATGGTAATGTTTTTGGTGCTATCGTTATTATGATAGGAGGGTTTGCCACCTATTATGGAGGCCGTTTATCAGATACTATCGGACGAATTAAAGCCGCAAACCTCTTTTTATTCATTAGTATTTTTTGTTCATTATCGATCGGATGGTTGCTTCAAGCCCCGATTTGGGTCATGGTTCTTATTGCTCTTCTTTACGGATTTACGATTGTTGCAGACTCACCGATTTACAATGTCGCCATTACTGAAGTGTCCGACCCCGATTCTGTTGCGATCGCACTTGGTGTACAATCTGTGTTCGGTTTTACTGTTACCATTTTTTCTCCAATCGTTTTTGGTGTTGTTCTTGACCACTTCCATTGGGGTGCAGCCTTTACCGTTATTGGTCTAGTAACAATCATTGCTCCTATTTGTTTATTTACCTTACAAAAAATCCAGCATACGACAGGACTTTTTTTTACTAAATAAAAGTCCACTATAATTATGGAAAAAAGGAAATCTCAGATGATTTCCTTTTTTTCTGTTTAACTTGATTTTAGTTGTTTTTTCTGGTCTACTTTAACACTTTTTGATGAAGAAAGACTATGTAATATCATCCCAATCATAATAATGAGAATTCCTCCCCAAGCTAACCAATTAGGTAGCGGTGCAGAAAGAAGAAGCATTTCTCCAATAATCACAAAAATCACTTGAGTCGATTGCGTTGCTTCCACTGCAGCTAATTTTTCAGGAGCATTCCTTACTAAATCTGTCGCAAAAAAGAATAAGGTCGTCGCAATAACACCAGAGCATAACCCAACAATGAAGGTTTGTATCACTTGGTCTTGGCTTGGTAAACCGACTGTAGCCACTCCAATTCCGCTTAATATTAACCAAAACGGAAGCGAAGCCAGTAACATACCTAATATTCTTTGAAATACATCTAAACGTCCCCCACATACTTCCATCATTTTACGGTTTCCTAATGGATAAGCAAAAGTTGCTAAAATAACTGGTAGAAACCCTAATAACACCATCGTCAAAGACACACTTTGAACATGATGGAGTTGTATTAAAATAATGCCAAGAAATATTAATAACGAGATTTTCAAAGCTTTCATCGGAATTTTTGCGCGGGTTCCATTTCCTTCTCGAAAAAACAGTGGAACAATTAAAATCCCTGCAATAATCGTAAATTGCCATGTTCCCGCGATTAACCAACCTGGCCCGTATGCTGCCGCAAACGTGATCGGTGTGTAAAATAATACAAAGCCAACAAAACTCCACAAAAGCCATTGAAGTGGGTTGGTTTTAATTTCTTGGTATAAACCCTTAAAGTTTCCCCTCCATAGTACGATAATAAAGAAAAAGGGAACCATAAATAAAAAGCGCAACGATGAACTCCATATCCAGCTTCCACCAGAAAGTTCCATTGAACGATTAAAAATAAAAGTAAATGCAAAAAAAACAGACGCTAAAATACCTAATAAGATCCCTTTCATGTTTCCCTCCAGTCCTTGTATTCAAATTATATTATAAATTTAGTAGAAACAGAATGTTTAAATGAGGAGATTAACATGTCACAATTAGCAAATAACCATGAAAAACATTTAAAAATTACATTAGGTCAACGGTTACGTCGACTAAGACAAAGTAAATATTTAAGTTTAGAAGAATTAGCGAAAATAACAAAGGTCAGTAAACTAACATTAGGAAATATTGAACGCGGAGACGCAAACCCTTCCTTGTCTGTTATCTGGAAAATTTCTAGTGCATTATCTGTTCCTCTCTCTTCTTTATTAACAAGTGAAGATGAAGTTATTTTAGCTAAAATCACCGATAAACAACCGCTAATGAGTGTAGATGATGTGCTTGTAACAGAACAAATGTTTTCAGTAGACGGTTCAGAAATGTTTCGCTATTATATTAAACCTCATTCTGTTTATAAACCTGCTATTCAAGCAAATCCGTCAATTCATTTTGTAACGATTATGGAAGGTGAATTAACTGTAC
It contains:
- a CDS encoding uridine phosphorylase; translation: MKLYRDYAKGDWLDILSLHVHQVPKSMIIHGEWEPHENLKYWTHFFGEKAILPKWNTVIGSYKDRMIGFSNVYGSPMAANIVHQFGGAGTDLFIQSGYIGGLSDEIKYGDIIIVSEVELGEGVSKQYAPHFRTLKTKSELVQMAVMFCEQENIRYHVGKIHSTSSLLVETEEDITNWSKDGCLGVEMECGTTFAVAASFNKRAIGLFQISDHLIHGDSVFFSNEERDFIERETDEVIRKIALYLAEKG
- a CDS encoding DUF5658 family protein, translating into MLLSGFLLFLCFSDALFTDIGIRFFGIQEANPIMAIIYDTSTLIFYTVKLSLPLLLFILLPYVFQKKKIQMMVMVAISLYTVIFLYHLFWLSIVV
- a CDS encoding translation elongation factor, whose protein sequence is MTKNDRAWETLFSRHQILHDIHTNGYYRITADMIREEREPRLMCKFDHESNLPKLFQEHGLSILPISRSEYIIGPFSIFQDVSYETQTPIKVTLPPYVDTVNTTDLYSESATLHAAFVSGMFHQVLELSQDAPLLQTVSGRMGSKQFDYEVAVREGTFPIEVVGSQIEIDGGYEGEKDFIIVEAKKEAVRDFNIRQLFYPYRVWSKRTNKKITPVFFTHSNDIFTFFVYEFRNANVFNSIRLVKQMNFMIDVEAISMQDIIEIAKETKGDEETYEIPFPQADSFERVVDLLSLLYEQSLTKDMITENYDFTARQSDYYTNIGRYLRLIEKETKQGQIQYKLSSLGESIMGLPYKQKYLELTRCLFKKNVFRRVFLEWVPSMAITKDRIVTIMQEEKVGILAESTLYRRAQTVIKWMDWVKRLCER
- a CDS encoding DNA adenine methylase; the encoded protein is MNKREDVQPFLKWAGGKRQLIPILSELAPKEFNRYFEPFVGAGAMLFHFKPEVAFINDVNEELINVYEMIRDHIDELLESLDKHQNDSDYFYHIRSLDRQDQFQNLSKIERASRIIYLNKTCFNGLFRVNSKGQFNVPFGKYKNPNIKNEPVLRAVHQYLNQNDVFISNEDFSTVVLREANEGDFVYFDPPYDPVSTTSSFTSYALEGFGKEEQRRLRDVVVELANRGCYVMVSNSYTDFICELYDQFSIKAVKATRAINSKAAGRGKIDEAVILTYDKK
- a CDS encoding multidrug resistance efflux transporter family protein — protein: MKGILLGILASVFFAFTFIFNRSMELSGGSWIWSSSLRFLFMVPFFFIIVLWRGNFKGLYQEIKTNPLQWLLWSFVGFVLFYTPITFAAAYGPGWLIAGTWQFTIIAGILIVPLFFREGNGTRAKIPMKALKISLLIFLGIILIQLHHVQSVSLTMVLLGFLPVILATFAYPLGNRKMMEVCGGRLDVFQRILGMLLASLPFWLILSGIGVATVGLPSQDQVIQTFIVGLCSGVIATTLFFFATDLVRNAPEKLAAVEATQSTQVIFVIIGEMLLLSAPLPNWLAWGGILIIMIGMILHSLSSSKSVKVDQKKQLKSS
- a CDS encoding GNAT family protein, which produces MKMEEIFNDLPTIETPRLRLRKLTLKDAENMFSYCSNEEVAKYVTWDRHETIDNTIDFIMFVLEQYQSKKIAPWAIEVKETNEMVGTIDFVSWSTHHHHAEIGYALSEQYWGKGMIPEAATALLTFGFENMNLERIEARCFVENTASAKVMEKIGMTREGTMKKKMFTKGKFWDVHCYAILREDFYIL
- a CDS encoding class I SAM-dependent rRNA methyltransferase, producing the protein MKAKVILHRKRKKRVEQGHPWVFQSEIDEVIGDFTPGDIVDVYNHNHVFLARGFINPNSQMMVRILTHQENEQIDSSFFVQRIKQAWAHRQRFIPNVTSCRAIYGEADFLPGFVVDKYEDVLVVQIMALGMEVQKESLLKGLLEVFQPKAIYLRNDVYVRELEGLEQEKGFWYGESPTEIEIVENGVRYIVDIENGQKTGFFFDQRQNRAAIQPLITEDTEVLDCFTHTGSFMLNACKYGAKHVTAVDISEHAIETAEKNAALNHFSNVDFIVANAFDYLRDCVQEEKKWDVVIVDPPAFAKSKHAVKKAIRGYKDINLNGLKLVREGGYFVTASCSYHVHSHMFMDMLNDAAFDAKKNLRQIHWDGAGYDHPKLLGADEGDYLKFAIFEVTTRK
- a CDS encoding MFS transporter, with protein sequence MAQFLAMQVWFNFSAVLPVVEQEWQLTPTQSGIIIAFFHVGYVVAIIAYSMLSDKYNPKYSFVFGAILAGLSGLCFSLFASGFWSALLLRTLSGIGIAGIYVPGMRILSSIFPPKQRGKAIGIYVGALVVGSGSSLLVSGLLLNSVGWNGVITVTSLLCLLGAVLVSFLALPQEAFASRGEPLRLSKIKKVFRKPNLLVNGGYAGHCWELYAMWAWIGPFLVYYLITQGVETSSAIRYGNVFGAIVIMIGGFATYYGGRLSDTIGRIKAANLFLFISIFCSLSIGWLLQAPIWVMVLIALLYGFTIVADSPIYNVAITEVSDPDSVAIALGVQSVFGFTVTIFSPIVFGVVLDHFHWGAAFTVIGLVTIIAPICLFTLQKIQHTTGLFFTK
- a CDS encoding histidine phosphatase family protein, encoding MKVLLIRHGKSEKSGGGQIDIPLSEKGVLQAQKVSQYLAKHHPIDRIYSSPLTRALHTAQAIGETTGTPIQVDVQMMERTSGIFDGYTNEEREERYPSEWLYFSNHRAEAAPNGESLFHLDERVSQVMDRVVDASSNDTIAIVSHGEWINLFLHKVLEVPLYHYPMFKVKPASVSLLSFKKTGQKVVHYLNRV
- a CDS encoding DUF4190 domain-containing protein; protein product: MNEHMPTNGKAITALILGILSILLSGFGLILGIIGIFLANRSIKELELTGEKGRNLSIAGRVCSIVGITLSIFTIIVLLFFFSIFIFATM
- a CDS encoding XRE family transcriptional regulator translates to MSQLANNHEKHLKITLGQRLRRLRQSKYLSLEELAKITKVSKLTLGNIERGDANPSLSVIWKISSALSVPLSSLLTSEDEVILAKITDKQPLMSVDDVLVTEQMFSVDGSEMFRYYIKPHSVYKPAIQANPSIHFVTIMEGELTVQINKEEHHLKQFEAIRFHSNFDYSFNNKTSNEVVFQVIVQDMN